Proteins encoded by one window of Candidatus Endowatersipora endosymbiont of Watersipora subatra:
- a CDS encoding FAD-dependent monooxygenase: MDEIAINHTFHSTMRKFDPQYYDIAIVGGGLIGIITALRIADLCEQKDWRMVFIAPKNEQTDNRTTALFMKSIKMIDKLGVWEACHSHSSPLKIIRIIDDRSRLIKTPIIEFNAKEMNQEAFGYNIPNSIFLKALNNQLSLYKKLYKKSFQSIDEPLIGAESTRKSMMLTLKNRNRINARFVIAVDGRRSLLRAVSNIDCHEWQYEQTALTFSFQHELPHNFVSNEFHTKSGPITQVPLPKNHTSHHRSSLVWVTKPDRAYQLKALSHITLSRNLEIALHSILGKVVIEEPIQSYPILGMTVKSFGSNRVALAGEAAHVLPPIGAQGLNLGLRDIDDLTSAIKTTTVGDFLNIKNVIQTYNKARKVDASLTTSCIDILNRSLLNNSLLVQLTRVLTLSLAQESSILRRFLMHYGMGNRC; the protein is encoded by the coding sequence GTGGATGAAATTGCAATCAATCATACCTTTCACTCAACTATGAGAAAATTCGATCCCCAATATTATGACATTGCAATAGTCGGAGGCGGCCTTATCGGTATAATTACTGCCCTCCGGATTGCCGATCTCTGCGAACAAAAAGATTGGAGAATGGTTTTTATTGCTCCCAAAAACGAACAGACAGATAATCGAACAACAGCGCTTTTTATGAAATCAATCAAGATGATTGACAAGTTAGGTGTTTGGGAAGCTTGTCACTCTCACTCTTCGCCTTTAAAAATCATCCGTATAATTGATGATAGATCACGACTGATAAAAACACCTATTATTGAGTTCAATGCAAAAGAAATGAATCAAGAAGCTTTTGGATATAACATACCGAATTCCATTTTTTTGAAAGCTCTAAATAATCAATTGTCTCTCTATAAGAAGCTCTATAAAAAGAGTTTTCAATCTATTGATGAGCCTCTCATTGGCGCAGAATCAACAAGAAAAAGCATGATGCTGACTCTTAAAAATAGGAATAGAATTAATGCACGTTTTGTTATAGCGGTCGATGGGAGGCGTTCTCTTTTACGAGCAGTTTCTAATATTGATTGTCATGAATGGCAATATGAACAAACTGCCCTGACATTCTCGTTTCAACATGAGCTACCACATAATTTTGTTTCCAACGAGTTCCATACAAAAAGTGGACCAATAACCCAGGTACCACTACCAAAGAATCATACCTCGCATCACCGTTCTTCTCTAGTTTGGGTTACCAAACCAGATAGAGCCTACCAATTAAAGGCTTTATCCCATATCACTCTTTCTAGAAATCTAGAAATTGCGCTGCATTCTATACTTGGCAAGGTTGTCATCGAAGAACCGATTCAGAGTTATCCAATTTTAGGAATGACTGTTAAAAGCTTTGGCTCTAACCGTGTTGCTCTAGCAGGAGAGGCTGCGCATGTTCTTCCTCCTATTGGAGCACAAGGTCTCAATCTTGGGTTACGCGATATTGACGACCTCACATCAGCTATTAAAACTACCACAGTAGGAGATTTTTTAAACATCAAAAACGTGATTCAGACCTATAACAAGGCCCGTAAAGTTGATGCATCTTTAACGACTTCTTGTATCGATATTCTCAACCGTTCATTGCTCAATAATTCATTGCTAGTTCAGTTAACACGTGTATTGACACTGTCTTTAGCTCAAGAAAGCTCAATACTGAGACGATTCTTGATGCATTACGGCATGGGAAACAGATGTTAA
- the pgsA gene encoding CDP-diacylglycerol--glycerol-3-phosphate 3-phosphatidyltransferase yields the protein MREISPQKQHAGPWSIPNLLTYARIAIVPAVVLCFDLSERMNSSDIERWYALALFVFASISDFLDGFLARVWKQTSSLGRILDPIADKLLISVSLLLLAADGTIAGFSIWAAVVILSREILVSGLREFLADIKVGIPATQLAKWKTTLQMIAIGFLIVGPAGDKILPRSTDIGLALLWISAIVTLYSGYDYFSSGLKQIIGE from the coding sequence ATGAGAGAAATTTCCCCCCAAAAACAGCATGCAGGTCCTTGGAGTATTCCTAATCTTCTGACTTATGCCCGAATTGCGATTGTTCCAGCAGTCGTCTTATGTTTTGACTTGTCCGAGCGAATGAATTCTTCAGATATAGAACGTTGGTATGCCCTCGCATTGTTTGTATTCGCCAGCATTAGTGATTTTCTTGATGGATTTCTAGCGAGAGTCTGGAAGCAAACTTCTTCCCTTGGTCGTATTCTTGATCCGATCGCAGATAAGCTTCTCATTTCTGTCTCTTTATTACTGCTCGCAGCCGATGGTACAATAGCAGGTTTCTCTATATGGGCAGCAGTTGTTATCCTCTCACGCGAAATTTTGGTTTCTGGCCTAAGAGAATTTTTAGCAGATATCAAAGTTGGTATTCCTGCAACTCAGCTAGCAAAATGGAAAACAACACTGCAGATGATTGCGATTGGTTTTCTTATTGTTGGACCTGCAGGAGATAAAATATTACCAAGATCAACAGATATAGGACTCGCTTTACTTTGGATTTCAGCTATTGTGACATTATACAGTGGTTATGATTACTTTAGTTCTGGATTAAAGCAGATCATAGGAGAATAG
- a CDS encoding peptidoglycan-binding domain-containing protein has translation MIFSNALLFQSERHPSPLFVTRNAHFLKTRSEHKHTSTIRDRLISHEICLEQESTKKLMREIQSELLVRGYYIGTIDGLYGSRTQKAILTFQDDNDLNQDGKASIRLLKQILLSPSSLPHVVTIPKPRKLLVTKTTLEKSKRNDQEGYQMPSR, from the coding sequence ATGATATTTTCCAACGCGCTTTTGTTCCAATCAGAACGACATCCTTCTCCCTTATTTGTCACAAGGAACGCTCATTTTCTGAAAACAAGGAGTGAGCATAAGCATACTTCGACGATTAGGGATCGACTCATCTCGCATGAGATTTGTCTGGAACAAGAATCAACAAAAAAATTGATGCGTGAGATTCAGTCAGAACTTTTAGTTCGTGGATATTATATCGGAACAATCGATGGACTCTATGGATCAAGAACTCAAAAAGCTATCTTGACCTTCCAAGATGATAATGACTTGAATCAAGATGGCAAGGCCTCAATTCGTTTGCTAAAACAGATTTTGCTTTCGCCCTCTTCTCTCCCGCACGTCGTTACGATTCCCAAGCCGCGCAAACTTCTTGTGACTAAGACAACATTAGAAAAATCGAAAAGAAACGATCAAGAAGGTTATCAGATGCCTTCCCGATAG
- the ccmI gene encoding c-type cytochrome biogenesis protein CcmI translates to MVFWLIILLILLGATFLILLPMSHDSEVFFSSKERIEFRRMQLREINNRIETKNNSLSTDVLMAERTEIARRLIEEVAFESKNNPLQPSPRWPVYCGSSLVLIMIPTVSLILYTIVGDPLRSDVPLSSQKKIATSTSKIEILVATIEDILKKNPNDARGWNVLANYYEMNNYPSEARRALRNLIRLKGRSGYLLSRLGAQLTLINHGIVSDKAKTLFKEALSWNINDVVAQSHLAFALEQEGKLNESLEIWMKVDTIIPESIKSSKFIDLQIERLSSLLRTSFE, encoded by the coding sequence ATGGTATTTTGGCTGATTATTTTACTAATATTGTTAGGAGCCACTTTTTTGATCCTTCTACCGATGTCACACGATTCTGAAGTCTTCTTTTCTAGCAAAGAAAGAATAGAATTTCGTCGTATGCAACTAAGAGAAATTAATAATAGGATAGAAACAAAAAATAATTCTTTATCTACAGACGTATTGATGGCTGAACGAACTGAGATTGCTAGGCGTTTAATCGAAGAAGTAGCCTTTGAATCAAAGAATAATCCCCTTCAACCATCTCCAAGATGGCCAGTATATTGTGGGAGTAGTTTAGTTTTGATTATGATTCCGACTGTATCACTGATCCTCTACACAATCGTCGGAGATCCTTTAAGATCAGATGTTCCTTTGTCATCACAGAAAAAAATAGCAACAAGCACTTCGAAAATCGAAATTCTTGTCGCAACGATTGAAGATATTTTGAAAAAAAATCCAAATGATGCCCGTGGCTGGAATGTATTAGCTAACTATTATGAAATGAATAACTATCCATCGGAAGCTAGAAGAGCACTCCGAAATCTGATACGATTAAAGGGCCGTTCAGGATACTTACTTTCTCGTCTTGGCGCACAATTGACACTGATCAATCATGGTATCGTATCCGATAAGGCAAAAACTCTTTTCAAAGAAGCTCTATCTTGGAATATCAATGATGTAGTTGCGCAATCACATCTAGCTTTTGCATTAGAGCAAGAAGGAAAACTGAATGAATCTCTTGAAATATGGATGAAAGTTGATACCATCATCCCAGAATCAATAAAGTCAAGTAAATTTATTGATCTTCAAATTGAAAGACTGTCATCTCTCTTAAGAACTTCCTTTGAATAG
- a CDS encoding cytochrome c maturation protein CcmE, which translates to MTRKKYRLFWILGVGIVIFTAVGLTLFALRDGLSYAMSISEFKERNIPVGDRIRLLGLVKKGSVQKLEGIKVSFVLTDLRNSISVLFNDILPDLFRENQLIIIEGHLNEKGVFLAEMVLAKHDENYSPKEFSDLRKEVWKLK; encoded by the coding sequence ATGACACGCAAGAAATACCGTCTATTTTGGATATTAGGTGTAGGCATTGTCATCTTTACAGCAGTTGGTCTAACCTTATTTGCACTGCGTGATGGACTTTCTTATGCTATGAGCATCAGTGAATTCAAAGAGAGGAATATCCCAGTTGGTGACCGTATACGTTTATTGGGTTTAGTAAAGAAAGGATCAGTTCAAAAGTTAGAAGGAATCAAGGTTTCATTTGTGCTTACAGATTTAAGAAATTCTATTTCTGTTTTATTTAATGATATTCTTCCTGATCTTTTTCGTGAAAATCAGCTCATAATCATCGAAGGGCATCTCAATGAAAAGGGGGTTTTTCTTGCAGAGATGGTCTTAGCAAAGCATGATGAAAATTACTCTCCAAAAGAATTTTCGGATTTAAGAAAAGAAGTTTGGAAACTCAAGTAA
- a CDS encoding heme lyase CcmF/NrfE family subunit, with protein sequence MIIELGHFALVVAFSLALVQSVLPILGTLTENYKLMKTGNTSSFSIFFFISASFLALTWAYATSDFSVVNVWKNSHSTMPILFKVTALWGNHEGSMLLWVFILSLFSVSVTMFGSNLPIKLKANIQGIQAVILSIFLLFIIFTSNPFARQNPLPEGKDLNPILQDLALAIHPPILYLGYVGFSITFSFAIAALIDGKIDSAWARWVRPWVLVSWMFLTAGISVGSYWAYYELGWGGWWFWDPVENSSLLPWLSGTALLHSALVMEKREALKIWTILLAILTFSLSLLGTFLVRSGILMSIHTFVTNPTRGLFILIILCIFVGGSFLLFGFRCRRLQTGGFFAPISREGTLIVNNVLLITATATVLIGTLYPLVYQSFTGMNISVGGPFFNRTLGPLMIPLLIVIPFGPLLAWKKGDARGALQRLYVALGASFLSFTFALALIDSGPWLAPFGIGLSIWLIIGSFASLIHRSGIGKLSVKRSVHIILNFPITLWATPLAHFGIGVTLLGVVCATAFEQERSTLLQPGDSIKLAGYEITYSDYLYRNGPNFGEEVIKMNITKDNQFFAFAEPAKRFYLTQKMPTRETSIHTIGFSQLYIAIGDINEDQSVSIKMWWKPQVILIWLGSVFMVFGAMLSLLFKRNKISKR encoded by the coding sequence GTGATTATTGAGTTAGGACATTTTGCACTTGTTGTCGCTTTTTCTTTGGCATTAGTTCAGTCTGTATTACCCATTTTAGGGACTTTGACAGAAAATTATAAACTCATGAAGACCGGTAATACAAGTAGTTTTAGTATTTTCTTTTTTATTTCTGCCTCGTTTCTTGCCCTGACGTGGGCATATGCAACCTCTGATTTTTCAGTTGTAAATGTCTGGAAAAATTCTCATTCTACTATGCCAATCTTATTTAAGGTTACTGCTCTTTGGGGGAATCATGAAGGATCTATGCTTCTGTGGGTTTTTATTCTCTCTCTGTTTTCAGTTTCTGTCACAATGTTCGGATCGAATTTGCCGATAAAACTAAAAGCCAATATTCAGGGGATTCAGGCAGTCATTTTATCCATATTTCTATTGTTTATTATTTTTACATCTAATCCGTTTGCTCGCCAAAATCCCTTACCTGAAGGGAAAGACTTAAACCCTATTCTTCAAGATTTGGCATTAGCAATACATCCACCAATTCTATATCTAGGATACGTTGGATTCTCGATCACATTTTCCTTTGCAATTGCTGCCTTGATAGATGGTAAAATTGATTCTGCTTGGGCACGATGGGTACGACCGTGGGTTTTAGTGTCTTGGATGTTTCTTACAGCTGGTATTTCTGTAGGTTCTTACTGGGCCTACTACGAATTAGGATGGGGGGGATGGTGGTTTTGGGATCCTGTTGAAAATTCATCACTATTGCCTTGGCTATCAGGTACAGCCTTACTACATTCAGCACTGGTAATGGAAAAGCGTGAAGCGCTCAAAATATGGACTATCCTGCTTGCTATCTTAACTTTTTCTCTTTCATTGCTTGGTACATTTCTAGTGCGTTCTGGAATATTAATGTCTATTCATACTTTTGTTACTAATCCAACACGAGGCTTATTTATTCTGATTATTCTTTGTATATTTGTTGGCGGTTCTTTTTTGTTGTTTGGATTTCGGTGTAGACGGTTACAGACTGGTGGTTTTTTCGCTCCTATTTCACGTGAAGGAACACTGATAGTCAACAATGTTTTACTGATCACTGCAACAGCTACAGTATTGATAGGCACTCTTTACCCCCTCGTATATCAGTCTTTCACAGGTATGAATATCTCTGTAGGAGGTCCTTTTTTTAATAGGACATTAGGTCCGCTGATGATTCCCCTTTTAATTGTCATACCTTTTGGGCCCCTTCTTGCCTGGAAGAAGGGGGATGCACGCGGAGCTTTGCAAAGGTTATATGTTGCATTAGGAGCAAGTTTTCTATCTTTCACCTTTGCACTAGCCCTCATTGATTCTGGTCCCTGGCTTGCACCCTTTGGAATAGGATTATCGATTTGGTTGATAATTGGCTCTTTTGCGAGTCTTATACATCGTTCGGGAATTGGAAAGCTTTCTGTTAAACGCTCAGTTCATATAATACTAAATTTTCCTATAACTTTATGGGCAACTCCCCTTGCACATTTCGGTATAGGAGTCACTCTTTTAGGTGTGGTCTGCGCGACTGCTTTTGAGCAAGAAAGAAGCACTCTTTTGCAACCCGGTGATTCAATAAAATTGGCTGGTTATGAGATTACTTATTCTGACTATCTATACCGCAATGGACCCAATTTTGGAGAGGAAGTCATTAAGATGAATATTACAAAAGACAACCAATTTTTTGCTTTTGCAGAACCCGCTAAGAGATTTTATCTTACTCAGAAAATGCCAACAAGAGAGACATCCATTCATACAATTGGATTTTCGCAATTGTATATAGCTATTGGTGATATTAATGAGGATCAATCGGTTTCTATAAAAATGTGGTGGAAACCGCAAGTTATCTTAATTTGGTTAGGATCTGTCTTTATGGTGTTCGGCGCTATGCTCTCCTTATTGTTTAAAAGGAACAAAATCAGCAAGAGATAG
- a CDS encoding cytochrome c-type biogenesis protein, which produces MIQKILIFLLLLGVRPIPFAWGKRVDTVISETNEIRAHLLFKQLRCVVCQNQSLYDSHAEIAVDLRNLVRKQIQYGKSNKQILSFLVSRYGEFILLKPVFGLHTMILWSSPFGVLVLGSICTWYYWFKKSDHTTPELSHEEERTVNKILDKLD; this is translated from the coding sequence ATGATACAGAAAATTTTGATCTTTCTTTTACTATTAGGGGTTCGACCTATTCCATTCGCTTGGGGTAAGAGAGTTGATACTGTAATATCAGAAACAAATGAGATCCGTGCACATTTATTATTCAAACAGCTTAGATGTGTAGTTTGTCAAAATCAGTCTCTTTATGATTCTCATGCTGAGATAGCAGTAGATTTGCGGAACCTTGTAAGGAAGCAAATACAGTATGGAAAATCGAATAAACAGATCCTTTCATTTTTAGTATCCCGATATGGAGAGTTTATTCTTCTTAAGCCAGTATTTGGGCTTCATACAATGATATTGTGGTCCAGTCCATTCGGAGTTTTAGTTTTGGGATCTATTTGTACATGGTACTATTGGTTCAAAAAGTCTGATCATACGACTCCTGAATTGAGTCATGAGGAAGAACGAACGGTTAATAAAATTCTCGATAAGCTTGATTGA
- a CDS encoding bifunctional [glutamine synthetase] adenylyltransferase/[glutamine synthetase]-adenylyl-L-tyrosine phosphorylase encodes MTVDRRIFTIKRNTHPDLSVLLGPPLIRLPEVPYVESSVFLKSFLNETHLTVQERVQLSQDRQILSFLGSVFYFSPYLRTLALHHPHIIFLCKDKGFKECIDSINQYIDASISHCSDENVIMTVLRTAKQQISLALGLADLGGWLSSVTVSQELSKFADKAVSIAVDYLMIFLKNSSKIKLLDVNKPGLGSGYAVLAMGKLGAGELNYSSDIDLIIITDPHISAFEDASEAQTTLIRITKSLVRILQDRTEHGYVFRTDLRLRPDPSSMPLAIPIQTALNYYEARGQNWERAAFIKARFIAGDRDLGNEFLKSLEPFIWRKYLDYAAISDIHSIKRQIQLHKEMTKMRIAGHNIKLGRGGIREIEFFVQTQQLIAGGRNIDLRAKDTLSVLDQLAKKKWINTNVRNELTESYLYFRDIEHRLQMVSDKKTHTIPDAEVSIKIIAALCGIKSNQVFIDNTKRHLVRVEDHYSNLFCDSPNLSLSQGNLSFSGDDFDPGTLDSLHNLGFQQAQTAIKIIRSWHYGRYPAMISTQSREMLTELTPALLFSFSKTGNSDRALNAFDDFLKGLPTGVQLFSILKNNPEILNLLVNILGVAPRLSDTIRRKPHVFDGILDMDSFHSDLGRKEMQHSLRQSLCQAQNYEDGMDYARIFANEKKFLIGVRALRGIIPLGYLGRYYTRLAEVLLQEILFFVWNEFSHIHGVIPGSEFAVVGMGNLGTYELTATSDLDLILLFDHDNSVSESNGRRRLYLSEYFSRLGQRLIAAMSALTSEGLIYVLDFRLRPSGNAGPLTTSFSSFMNYQRTTAWTWEHLALTRARPLVGSVAFKYRISEGIKNILKTPRDLEKLSFDVLQMRRIMEQERKPKNNFDLKRTKGGLTDIEFLAQWAILARVAKSSGSTADILESIDEEELKNDSMILHKCFSTYLALLQLIRLCVDKDLDRYTWPVCFIEKLTREVGCRTLDQVERKLNRSYKEVRSIFLRFMKR; translated from the coding sequence ATGACAGTCGATCGTCGAATTTTCACAATTAAGCGCAATACTCATCCTGATCTATCAGTTTTACTTGGTCCTCCACTCATTAGGTTGCCTGAAGTTCCTTATGTAGAGTCAAGTGTTTTTTTGAAAAGTTTTCTTAATGAAACCCATTTAACTGTCCAAGAAAGAGTTCAGTTATCACAAGATAGACAGATTCTATCATTTCTCGGATCAGTATTTTATTTTTCGCCTTATTTAAGGACTCTTGCCCTCCATCATCCTCATATTATTTTTCTTTGTAAAGACAAGGGATTTAAAGAGTGTATTGATTCGATCAATCAATATATTGATGCATCCATTAGTCACTGCAGCGATGAAAATGTCATTATGACAGTACTCCGAACTGCTAAACAACAGATCTCCCTTGCTTTAGGTCTCGCAGATCTAGGAGGTTGGTTGTCCTCTGTTACAGTAAGCCAGGAATTATCAAAATTTGCTGATAAAGCAGTATCTATTGCAGTCGATTATCTTATGATTTTTCTAAAAAATAGTAGCAAAATCAAATTGCTAGATGTCAATAAGCCAGGATTAGGGAGTGGCTACGCTGTTTTAGCCATGGGAAAACTTGGTGCAGGAGAGCTTAATTATTCTAGCGATATTGACTTAATCATCATTACTGATCCGCACATCTCTGCTTTTGAGGACGCTAGTGAAGCTCAGACGACTCTTATTCGTATTACAAAATCTCTCGTCCGTATTTTGCAGGATCGTACTGAACATGGTTATGTTTTTCGTACAGACTTGCGCTTGCGTCCAGATCCAAGCTCAATGCCACTCGCGATCCCCATTCAAACGGCACTCAATTATTATGAAGCAAGGGGTCAGAATTGGGAACGAGCTGCTTTTATTAAGGCACGGTTTATTGCTGGTGATCGAGACCTTGGCAATGAATTTCTCAAAAGTCTAGAACCGTTTATATGGCGTAAATATCTCGACTATGCAGCAATCTCCGATATCCACTCGATCAAGCGTCAGATACAACTGCATAAAGAAATGACAAAGATGAGAATCGCTGGGCATAATATAAAATTGGGGCGAGGTGGAATTCGTGAGATTGAATTTTTTGTTCAAACTCAACAATTGATTGCAGGTGGTAGAAATATCGATTTGCGTGCAAAGGATACCTTGTCAGTTCTTGACCAGTTGGCGAAAAAAAAATGGATTAATACCAATGTAAGGAATGAATTAACTGAATCTTATTTGTATTTCCGTGATATCGAACATAGATTACAGATGGTTTCAGATAAGAAAACACATACGATTCCAGATGCAGAAGTATCTATTAAAATTATTGCTGCATTGTGTGGAATAAAAAGCAATCAAGTCTTTATTGATAATACGAAAAGACATCTAGTCAGAGTAGAAGATCACTATAGCAATCTTTTTTGTGATTCTCCTAACCTTTCCTTGTCACAGGGGAATTTGTCTTTTTCTGGTGATGATTTTGACCCTGGAACTCTAGATTCTCTCCATAATCTTGGTTTTCAGCAAGCTCAGACTGCAATCAAGATCATTCGTAGTTGGCACTATGGTCGTTATCCGGCTATGATTTCTACACAATCACGGGAAATGTTGACTGAACTGACCCCCGCCCTTCTGTTTTCTTTTTCAAAAACAGGCAATTCAGACCGTGCACTTAACGCATTTGATGATTTTTTGAAAGGATTACCAACTGGCGTTCAGCTGTTCTCAATTTTGAAAAATAATCCTGAAATCTTGAATTTACTTGTTAATATTTTGGGAGTCGCACCGAGATTATCTGACACGATTCGTCGAAAACCTCATGTTTTTGATGGTATTTTAGATATGGACTCTTTTCATTCTGATTTAGGTAGAAAAGAGATGCAACATAGTTTGAGACAATCTCTATGTCAGGCCCAAAATTATGAAGATGGGATGGATTATGCAAGGATTTTTGCTAATGAGAAAAAATTTTTGATAGGGGTTCGTGCACTGAGAGGGATCATTCCGCTAGGTTATTTGGGGCGCTATTATACCAGGTTAGCTGAAGTTCTTTTACAAGAAATACTTTTCTTTGTCTGGAACGAGTTTTCCCATATTCATGGTGTAATTCCAGGTTCAGAATTTGCTGTTGTTGGTATGGGAAATTTAGGAACATATGAACTGACAGCTACGTCTGATCTCGATCTAATTTTATTATTCGACCATGATAACTCCGTTTCTGAATCAAATGGTAGACGGCGATTATATTTATCGGAGTATTTTTCTAGATTAGGACAACGTCTTATCGCAGCAATGAGCGCGCTAACATCAGAAGGACTCATATACGTCCTCGATTTCAGATTGCGGCCATCCGGTAATGCTGGTCCGTTAACCACTTCATTTTCCTCATTTATGAATTACCAAAGGACAACCGCTTGGACATGGGAACATCTGGCACTGACACGTGCTCGGCCCCTCGTCGGATCGGTTGCCTTCAAATATCGGATATCAGAAGGCATCAAGAATATTTTAAAAACCCCTCGAGATTTAGAAAAATTATCCTTTGATGTGCTTCAAATGCGCCGAATAATGGAACAAGAAAGAAAACCAAAAAATAATTTTGATCTGAAACGGACAAAAGGGGGATTAACTGATATAGAATTTTTGGCTCAGTGGGCAATATTAGCTAGGGTTGCAAAATCATCAGGATCAACGGCTGATATATTAGAATCGATAGATGAAGAAGAATTAAAAAATGATAGCATGATTTTGCATAAATGCTTTTCTACCTATTTAGCTCTTTTGCAATTAATACGATTATGCGTTGATAAGGACCTCGATCGATACACTTGGCCTGTTTGTTTTATTGAGAAACTGACAAGAGAAGTTGGCTGTAGAACACTTGATCAGGTAGAAAGAAAATTAAACAGATCCTATAAGGAAGTAAGATCTATTTTTTTACGGTTTATGAAAAGATAA